In Podospora pseudopauciseta strain CBS 411.78 chromosome 3, whole genome shotgun sequence, one genomic interval encodes:
- a CDS encoding hypothetical protein (EggNog:ENOG503NUPX; COG:S), producing the protein MASTPSNRLKLTPNNSPYLSRASRSPIRPRGFCEPGLSLRRVIGTTCSSPTGFDTVHSSFAYIAGGAVVVVDVSGEHYSQRFYRARPSAVPVFSVSPVSNSSSTLNSTPKANDSRNRAAPSPREGSYGGSDWLDAPSSKTWTSRERIKAATCLALSRDGRYLAVGETGYAPRVLIFNLQDVSSDTPLVSISEHTFGVNAVAWSPDTKFLASLGAANDGFLYLWKIDPRTGAAKLFQQNRCTAQVKGLFWMGSNLITLGVRHVKVWRVDEGSIATPVKPRFGGEQAAQAAAQQAQKPLSGRNILLGTMLDETFVCAIAISDEKAIVCSETGHVCLLDDTNKQMKLVKVLDLGFTIGCISSRNGSVYVGGKEDGDFALVSLEGILSGTPDPTLRSSQTSEGLAAMGFLAENLVTVNSKQSIDVWGPDYMPGTTPDDTKRIPIPGPGDPIVGTQRLSASNKLGAAFFTWAGFGRVNIWDLDGMIKSAFDVPIEQLDMGNEVEVNQVVVVRATGDGSLFVAGDKLGVLRIVDSSTGGCVMETKAHSSDCQDITIHEGQSRTLIASCGRDRTVQLFQRLATGAFEHFQTLEFTAKVVQVLIPTEDKLMTCSLDRTIQIHDLVTKENEPDAMAAIPSKVVSLKASPSSMTVTPDEKAIYVALLDRSVCHYDFTTGRLLGSFKCNDEAGLESVVLESLTFGQLGNGDLSFLLGISNTDKSVRIYDAQSGLFLDREWGHTEAINGVVLIDGDEGGKRVVSVGEDGTIMIWTLDFQDPVAGGSRTRDPSPDKNISTSTRPPLRKVLSKAELAEFQRPTTSPGGRRSPPRASHRRASKFHVTTNTARTPNTEKQQLSPGSGVAEETPSRRASSGGSRSDSPPPPPDSPKNRARMFRRPSLPALNMTPTASIKSKKKSNQNMRSGYGFGSLSMATEQTCRQLRAYRKKLNSSDSINSDVLSELDAELRLTAAALGERAIRSRSSREPDEHKPVSESMLSGLLDQYSERLVSMLDEKLRLRLSEEEKDSLVRDRPRTSGQGSSSSEGSRGGTFTDAVLCEEPGSA; encoded by the coding sequence ATGGCATCCACTCCCTCCAACCGGCTTAAGCTTACGCCCAACAACTCCCCATATCTTTCCCGAGCCTCGCGTTCTCCCATCCGACCCCGCGGCTTCTGCGAACCCGGCCTGTCTCTCCGACGTGTGATAGGTACAACCTGCAGCTCCCCGACCGGATTTGATACCGTCCACTCATCGTTCGCCTATATTGCTGGCGgcgccgtggtggtggtggatgtgtcTGGCGAGCATTATTCTCAACGATTCTACCGGGCCAGACCCTCTGCTGTGCCCGTATTTTCCGTGTCTCCGGTCTCGAATTCATCTTCTACACTGAACAGCACCCCAAAAGCAAACGATAGTAGGAACCGAGCGGCGCCCTCCCCGCGAGAGGGTTCATATGGCGGCTCAGACTGGCTGGACGCACCAAGCTCCAAAACCTGGACGAGTCGAGAGCGCATCAAGGCAGCCACCTGTCTGGCCCTCAGTAGAGATGGAAGATATCTCGCCGTGGGCGAGACGGGCTATGCTCCGCGGGTGCTCATATTCAACCTCCAGGACGTTTCCTCGGACACGCCACTGGTCTCGATTAGCGAACACACGTTTGGTGTCAACGCCGTGGCATGGTCCCCAGACACCAAATTTCTGGCCTCCTTAGGTGCTGCCAACGATGGGTTTCTTTACCTATGGAAAATCGATCCCCGCACAGGTGCGGCAAAGCTGTTTCAACAAAATCGGTGTACCGCTCAGGTGAAGGGCTTGTTTTGGATGGGCAGCAACCTGATTACGCTGGGCGTCCGTCACGTGAAAGTTTGGAGGGTGGATGAAGGCTCAATAGCCACCCCGGTGAAGCCTAGGTTTGGCGGAGAGCAAGCTGCTCAGGCCGCCGCTCAGCAAGCCCAAAAACCCCTTTCTGGAAGAAACATCCTTCTGGGCACCATGCTGGACGAAACATTCGTCTGCGCAATCGCCATCAGCGACGAGAAAGCCATTGTCTGCTCGGAAACGGGCCACGTGTGCCTGTTGGACGACACGAATAAACAAATGAAACTGGTCAAGGTGCTGGACCTTGGCTTCACCATTGGCTGCATCTCCAGCCGAAACGGGAGCGTATATGTGGGCGGCAAAGAGGACGGCGATTTCGCCCTCGTGAGTCTCGAGGGAATCCTCAGTGGCACGCCAGACCCAACACTTCGGAGCTCACAGACCTCCGAAGGCCTCGCGGCCATGGGGTTCTTGGCTGAAAACCTGGTGACGGTCAACAGCAAGCAGTCGATTGATGTTTGGGGTCCGGATTACATGCCTGGGACTACCCCAGACGACACAAAACGCATCCCTATACCAGGCCCGGGTGACCCTATCGTTGGCACCCAGCGGCTCTCTGCGTCGAATAAACTCGGTGCCGCTTTCTTCACGTGGGCCGGCTTCGGGCGAGTGAATATCTGGGACCTGGACGGCATGATCAAATCAGCCTTTGATGTTCCCATTGAACAACTCGACATGGGCAACGAGGTCGAGGTCAATCAAGTTGTTGTGGTGAGAGCCACAGGTGACGGCAGCCTCTTCGTTGCTGGCGACAAGCTGGGTGTTCTTCGGATCGTGGACTCTTCGACAGGAGGGTGCGTGATGGAGACCAAGGCTCATTCGTCAGACTGCCAGGATATCACGATTCACGAGGGCCAGTCGAGAACCCTCATCGCTTCCTGCGGCAGAGACCGAACAGTCCAACTGTTTCAACGGTTGGCGACAGGTGCTTTTGAGCATTTCCAGACACTGGAGTTCACTGCCAAGGTTGTGCAAGTGCTCATCCCTACTGAGGATAAGCTCATGACGTGCTCCCTGGATCGAACGATTCAGATACACGATTTGGTCACCAAGGAGAACGAGCCGGATGCTATGGCCGCGATACCCTCCAAGGTCGTTTCGCTAAAGGCTTCTCCGTCATCCATGACGGTGACACCTGATGAGAAGGCGATCTATGTCGCTTTGCTGGACCGCTCGGTCTGCCATTATGATTTCACAACTGGGCGGCTGCTTGGGTCTTTCAAGTGCAACGATGAGGCGGGACTGGAATCTGTTGTTTTGGAATCACTCACATTTGGCCAGCTTGGAAATGGTGATCTGTCGTTCTTGCTGGGTATCTCCAACACGGACAAATCGGTGCGGATATACGACGCTCAGTCTGGGTTGTTTTTGGACCGCGAATGGGGCCACACCGAGGCTATCAATGGTGTCGTTTTGATCGACGGTGATGAAGGTGGAAAGAGAGTCGTCAGTGTGGGCGAGGATGGTACCATAATGATCTGGACGCTTGACTTTCAAGATCCCGTCGCTGGCGGGTCACGAACTCGCGATCCGTCACCCGACAAGAACATCTCGACATCCACCAGACCACCGTTACGAAAGGTTCTCTCGAAAGCAGAATTAGCCGAGTTTCAACGGCCAACAACGTCCCCTGGCGGGCGTAGATCACCGCCCCGTGCTTCACATCGGCGGGCTAGTAAGTTCCATGTGACGACAAACACGGCGAGGACGCCCAACACCGAAAAGCAACAACTCAGCCCGGGGAGCGGGGTAGCAGAAGAGACTCCCTCTCGGCGAGCCTCTTCAGGGGGCAGCAGATCAGATagccctcctccaccacccgaTAGTCCCAAGAACAGGGCGCGGATGTTTCGCCGACCATCTCTCCCGGCCTTGAACATGACGCCGACGGCGAGCATtaagtccaagaagaagtccAACCAAAATATGCGGAGCGGGTATGGCTTTGGCAGCCTCAGCATGGCCACCGAGCAAACCTGCCGTCAACTACGGGCCTACCGCAAGAAACTAAACTCGAGCGATTCCATCAACAGCGATGTTCTCTCTGAACTCGACGCCGAACTCCGGCTTACGGCGGCGGCGCTCGGGGAACGGGCGATCAGGAGTAGGAGCAGCCGCGAGCCGGACGAGCACAAGCCAGTCAGCGAGTCGATGCTGAGCGGCCTACTGGACCAGTATAGTGAGCGATTGGTCAGCATGCTGGACGAGAAGCTTCGACTGCGGctcagcgaggaggagaaggattCTCTTGTTAGGGACAGGCCGAGGACCTCTGGGCAAGGCTCGTCGAGTTCGGAGGGGAGCAGGGGGGGGACGTTTACGGATGCTGTGCTTTGTGAGGAGCCTGGGTCTGCCTGA
- a CDS encoding hypothetical protein (EggNog:ENOG503NW3S; COG:S): protein MPPPYVLEPGRRVNAWDYEFEWTSEHYTPEQLKPLIYTYDELASNALDRLDEIAAESRSKTSSPPYSDSPPSSTSSPSSCPSSHAQHLFSLLQTHAPHDPVLSPLWSQLTTTPPWVSPPQITSGQQIFYRYLGPSIVGLTFQALLGGFGSPRIAATLSLTGGFTPRFARRRLLETFQHVLDITSSPSALHPPTGRGFVSSVKVRLLHATVRRKILSLSSSKPDWFNVQENGIPCNDLDSIGTITAFSTMLLFIGFPRQGIWLSDQEKEDYLALWRYVAYLLGTPTAPFENVTTAKVWLESLIVSEICPSGVSKQLAENMIASLALTPPTYASRAFLRAEGYWLNGPALSQKLGIERPKWWYLVLVGGQCGYFMAVSYFKKYLLPRKWEEGQVERLKRVLREVTVREAGGREAGFEFRFVPSWRQLHLTEKGEEETQKLKKDRFGNRWTEWRNLMAAVLLLTAVGWLGWLSTRMVCRGVVRMVTR from the coding sequence ATGCCGCCCCCTTACGTCCTCGAGCCAGGGAGGCGTGTGAACGCCTGGGACTATGAGTTCGAGTGGACGTCGGAGCACTACACGCCAGAGCAGCTCAAGCCCCTGATCTACACCTACGACGAGCTTGCCTCCAATGCCCTCGACCGTCTGGACGAGATAGCTGCCGAGTCTCGGTCTaagacatcatcaccgccataCTCAgactcaccaccatcctcaacctcaagccCGTCCTcatgcccctcctcccacgcccaacacctcttctccctcctccaaacccacgCCCCCCACGACCCAGTCTTATCCCCTCTCTGGTCccaactcaccaccacccccccctgggtctcccccccccaaatcacCTCCGGCCAGCAAATCTTCTACCGCTACCTCGGCCCCTCAATAGTAGGCCTCACCTTCCAAGccctcctcggcggcttcggcTCCCCCCGAATAgccgccaccctctccctaACAGGCGGCTTCACCCCCCGCTtcgcccgccgccgcctcctcgaAACCTTCCAGCACGTCCTCgacatcacctcctccccctccgccctccacccccccaccggCCGCGGCTTCGTCTCCTCCGTAAAagtccgcctcctccacgccACCGTCCGCCGCAAGATTTTATCCCTATCCAGCTCAAAACCAGACTGGTTCAACGTTCAAGAAAACGGCATCCCCTGCAACGACCTCGATTCCATAGGGACAATAACAGCCTTCAGCACCATGCTGCTTTTTATCGGATTCCCTCGACAGGGGATATGGCTGTCCGATCAAGAAAAGGAGGACTACCTCGCCCTATGGCGGTATGTAGCCTACCTCTTAGGCACCCCGACCGCCCCGTTTGAAAACGTCACCACGGCAAAGGTCTGGTTGGAAAGCCTGATCGTCTCCGAGATCTGCCCGTCGGGAGTGTCGAAACAGCTGGCGGAAAACATGATCGCCTCTCTCGCTCTAACCCCCCCAACATACGCTAGCAGGGCCTTCCTCCGAGCAGAAGGGTACTGGCTCAACGGACCTGCTTTATCACAAAAGCTCGGGATCGAGAGGCCGAAATGGTGGTATCTCGTTCTTGTGGGCGGGCAGTGCGGGTATTTCATGGCGGTTTCCTATTTCAAAAAATATCTCCTGCCCAGAaaatgggaggaggggcaggtggAGAGACTGAAAAGGGTGCTGAGGGAGGTTACCGTCCGGGAGGCGGGCGGGAGGGAGGCAGGGTTCGAGTTTAGGTTTGTGCCTAGCTGGAGGCAGCTTCACTTGACTGAgaagggtgaggaggagacacaaaaactaaaaaaagaCAGGTTTGGGAACCGGTGGACGGAGTGGAGGAATTTGATGGCTGCTGTCTTGTTGCTCACGGCGGTGGGTTGGCTGGGGTGGTTGAGCACGCGGATGGTCTGCAGAGgtgtggtgaggatggtgacACGGTGA
- the acl2 gene encoding beta subunit of ATP citrate lyase (COG:C; EggNog:ENOG503NU6W): MSAKSILEADGKAIINYHLTRAPVIKPSTLPPPTKHNPPPRLASLHFPEDQDVSTVLDQAEVTYPWLLQSDAKFVAKPDQLIKRRGKSGLLALNKTWPEAKAWIAERAGKTQQVEHVEGVLRQFLVEPFVPHPANTEYYININSVRDGDWILFTHEGGVDVGDVDEKAEKILIPVDLSEFPSNEEIAATLLKKIPKGLHNVLVDFIVRLYAVYVDCQFTYMEINPLVVIPNEDATSASVHFLDLAAKLDQTADFECGVKWAIARSPAALGITAPSSANGSVNIDAGPPIEFPAPFGRELSKEEAYIAELDAKTGASLKLTVLNPNGRIWTLVAGGGASVVYADAIASAGFADELANYGEYSGAPTESQTYHYARTVLDLMLRAPLSDKGKVLFIGGGIANFTNVASTFKGVIKALREYAKALNEHNVQIWVRRAGPNYQEGLKNMKAATQELGLQAKIFGPEMHVSGIVPLALIPGKWEAAGIEEFKA, from the exons ATGTCGGCGAAAAGCATTCTCGAGGCCGATGGCaaggccatcatcaactACCACCTCACTCGCGCCCCTGTGATCAAGCCCAGcactctccctccccctaccaagcacaacccccctcctaGACTCGCCTCTCTTCACTTTCCCGAGGACCAGGACGTCTCTACCGTTCTTGACCAGGCTGAGGTCACATACCCGTGGCTCCTCCAGTCGGATGCCAAGTTCGTTGCGAAGCCCGATCAGCTGATCAAGCGCCGTGGAAAGAGCGGTCTTCTCGCTCTCAACAAGACATGGCCCGAGGCGAAGGCGTGGATCGCTGAGCGTGCTGGCAAGACACAGCAGGTTGAGCATGTCGAGGGTGTCCTCCGCCAATTCCTGGTCGAGCCCTTTGTGCCTCACCCCGCCAACACCGAATACTATATCAAC ATCAACTCAGTCCGCGAT GGCGACTGGATTCTCTTCACCCACGAGggcggtgttgatgttggtgatgtcgacgagaaggccgagaagatcCTCATTCCCGTGGATCTCTCCGAGTTCCCCTCCAACGAGGAGATTGCCGCTACTCTCCTGAAGAAGATCCCCAAGGGTCTTCACAATGTCCTGGTTGACTTCA TTGTCCGTCTCTATGCCGTCTATGTTGACTGCCAGTTCACATACATGGAGATCAACCCCCTTGTGGTCATTCCCAACGAGGATGCCACCTCCGCCAGCGTTCActtcttggacttggctGCCAAGCTCGATCAGACTGCCGACTTCGAGTGCGGTGTGAAGTGGGCCATTGCCAGATCGCCAGCTGCTCTCGGCATCACTGCCCCATCATCAGCCAACGGTTCCGTCAACATTGATGCCGGTCCCCCAATCGAGTTCCCTGCTCCCTTCGGCCGTGAGCtcagcaaggaggaggcttaCATCGCTGAGCTTGACGCGAAGACTGGCGCATCCCTCAAGCTTACCgtcctcaaccccaacggcAGAATCTGGACTCTggtcgctggtggtggtgcttccGTCGTCTACGCCGATGCCATTGCCTCTGCTGGTTTCGCCGACGAGCTTGCCAACTATGGTGAGTACTCTGGTGCTCCCACCGAGTCCCAGACCTACCACTATGCCCGCACTGTCCTCGACCTTATGCTCCGTGCGCCATTGAGCGACAAGGGCAAGGTCCTGTTCATCGGTGGTGGTATTGCCAACTTCACCAACGTTGCCTCCACCTTCAAGGGCGTAATCAAGGCCCTCAGGGAGTACGCCAAGGCTCTCAACGAGCACAACGTCCAGATCTGGGTCCGTCGTGCCGGCCCCAACTACCAGGAGGGTCTTAAGAACATGAAGGCCGCGACACAAGAACTCGGCCTCCAGGCCAAGATCTTCGGCCCCGAGATGCACGTCAGCGGTATCGTGCCCCTTGCCCTCATCCCCGGCAAATGGGAGGCTGCCGGTATCGAGGAGTTCAAGGCTTAA
- the GAS4 gene encoding Glycolipid anchored surface protein 4 precursor (CAZy:GH72; EggNog:ENOG503NU6E; COG:G) translates to MLMQSALLALGATAVAALQPLEVKGQDFVNPKTGNRFQIVGMAYQPGGSAEYDPKKKRDPLSDPDVCMRDAALLQILGVNAIRVYNLNPDLNHDECVSIFNAAGMYMLLDVNSPMPGEALTSFEVYKSYYASYLNRTFAVVEAFKDYPNTLAFFSGNEVIDKEETTEFVPSYVRAVTRDLKNYIKNWSDRKIPVGYSAADVREVLWDSFNYFTCSLQGDKDDMSMGDLFALNSYSWCGDSSFTESSFDKLVEGFENTPVPVFFSEFGCNTPSPRIFTEIGSIYGPDMYDVFAGGIVYEYTQEPNNYGLVNMTEEGPATLMSDFYSLRDQYAKLDFKKLQSLKPKGSTPKPVSCSPKLITVDGFQNNFTLPVLPPGAKEMIDNGIENKPKAGKLVEIKDWKVKYEVRNADGTVIKDLAVKPLADDEVNAPGSNTANLSAGSGSSGSSGSQGSTNGGNGDDKENSAAGHGVSGGVLALVMGVAALVAAF, encoded by the exons ATGCTT ATGCAATCCGCGCTCCTGGCGCTCGGCGCcaccgccgtcgccgccctcCAGCCCCTCGAGGTAAAGGGCCAGGACTTCGTCAACCCCAAAACCGGCAACCGCTTCCAAATCGTCGGCATGGCCTACCAGCCCGGCGGCTCGGCGGAATACgaccccaagaagaagcgcgACCCCCTCTCGGACCCGGACGTCTGCATGCGCgacgccgccctcctccagaTCCTCGGCGTCAACGCCATCCGGGTctacaacctcaaccccgaCCTCAACCACGACGAGTGCGTCTCCATCTTCAACGCCGCGGGGATGTACATGCTCCTCGACGTCAACTCCCCCATGCCGGGCGAGGCCCTGACCTCGTTTGAGGTCTACAAGTCGTACTACGCCTCGTACCTCAACCGCACCTTCGCCGTCGTCGAGGCCTTCAAGGACTACCCCAACACCTTGGCTTTCTTCTCCGGAAACGAGGTCATTGACAAGGAGGAGACGACCGAGTTTGTTCCTTCCTACGTCCGTGCGGTCACTCGCGACTTGAAGAATTACATCAAGAACTGGTCTGACCGCAAGATCCCCGTGGGTTACTCTGCCGCTGATGTGCGCGAGGTTCTGTGGGATTCGTTCAACTACTTTACCTGCTCGCTTCAGGGCGACAAGGACGACATGTCGATGGGCGACCTCTTTGCGCTCAACTCGTACTCTTGGTGCGGCGACTCGTCCTTTACGGAGTCGTCGTTTGACAAGCTGGTGGAGGGCTTTGAAAACACCCCCGTGCCCGTCTTCTTTTCCGAGTTTGGGtgcaacaccccctcccctcgcATCTTCACCGAGATCGGCAGCATTTACGGCCCGGACATGTACGACGTTTTTGCCGGCGGTATCGTGTACGAGTACACCCAGGAGCCTAACAACTACGGCCTTGTCAACATGACCGAGGAGGGCCCGGCTACCCTGATGAGCGATTTCTACTCTCTCCGGGATCAGTATGCGAAGCTTGACTTTAAGAAGCTGCAGAGCTTGAAGCCAAAGGGCAGCACGCCTAAGCCGGTGAGCTGCAGTCCCAAACTGATCACGGTTGATGGGTTCCAGAACAACTTTACACTGCCGGTGCTGCCTCCGGGGGCGAAGGAGATGATTGACAATGGGATTGAGAACAAGCCAAAGGCGGGGAAGCTGGTGGAGATCAAGGACTGGAAGGTCAAGTATGAGGTTCGGAACGCGGACGGGACGGTGATTAAGGATTTGGCTGTTAAGCCTTtggcggatgatgaggttAATG CCCCCGGTTCCAACACTGCTAACCTCAGCGCTGGGTCTGGGTCTTCTGGATCTTCCGGCTCGCAGGGCAGCACCAACGGTGGTAATGGTGATGACAAGGAGAACAGCGCTGCTGGCCATGGGGTCAGTGGCGGTGTCTTGGCTCTCGTGATGGGTGTTGCTGCTTTGGTTGCTGCTTTCTAA
- a CDS encoding hypothetical protein (EggNog:ENOG503P00D; MEROPS:MER0215827; COG:D), whose translation METSDTQPHIDQHANELEPSSTDSPAVEITIKFPPEQHNQTWTFESQDTFAHLVQALGLEFPEYDWAKSKALLEKRPPTLKKGMLTPSTDPDLPLSTLHTTTLRFLAPKSTTLDSLKTAATEAATLQARRALARSRLARLPPSQKKTALSDATFTFHTLSALPHLPNSQKSLSFLQRLKEDPGIVHVMKKHEYSVGLLTEMDPIANTSASEGGVTRILGLNRNKGEVIELRLRTDRYDGWRDYRGVRKTLCHELAHNVYGEHDGDFWRLCRQIEREVEGADWRKSGRTVGEGEFAPARGGEGEGEGEMMDHGGWEGGTYVLGGGGGWPDGSGRGLAAREIRARAAEARWAGLERATREKEGEGEGEGRGDGGRES comes from the exons ATGGAAACCAGCGACACACAACCACATATTGATCAACATGCCAACGAGCTCgaaccatcatcaacagacTCCCCCGCAGTCGAAATCACCATCAAATTCCCACCAGAACAACACAACCAAACATGGACCTTTGAGTCCCAAGACACCTTCGCCCACCTCGTCCAAGCCCTCGGCCTAGAATTCCCCGAATATGACTG GGCCAAAAGCAAAGCCCTCCTCGAGAAGCGTCCACCCACCCTCAAAAAAGGCATGctaaccccctccaccgacCCTGACCTCCCCCTATCAACCCTCCACACAACCACCCTCCGCTTCCTCGcccccaaatccaccacTCTCGATTCCCTAAAGACGGCAGCAACAGAAGCAGCAACCCTCCAAGCCCGCCGCGCCCTCGCCCGCTCCCGCCTCGCCCGcctgcccccctcccaaaagaaaaccgCCCTCTCTGACGCCACCTTCACATTCCacaccctctccgccctccctCACCTGCCCAACTCCCAGAAATCACTCTCTTTTCTTCAACGTCTGAAAGAGGACCCCGGGATTGTCCACGTGATGAAGAAACACGAGTACTCTGTCGGTTTGTTGACAGAAATGGACCCGATAGCCAACACGTCGGCTAGCGAAGGGGGCGTGACGAGGATACTGGGGCTGAACAGGAACAAGGGGGAGGTTATTGAACTGAGGTTGAGGACGGACAGGTATGATGGGTGGAGGGATTACAGGGGGGTGCGGAAGACGCTTTGTCATGAGCTGGCGCATAATGTTTATGGGGAGCATGATGGGGATTTTTGGAGGTTGTGTAGACAGAttgagagggaggttgagggggcgGATTGGAGGAAGAGCGGGAGGactgtgggggagggggagtttgcTCCTGCgaggggtggggaaggggagggggagggagagatgatggatcatggggggtgggagggggggacgTATGTActcggtggtggcggtgggtggCCGGacgggagtgggagggggttggctGCTAGGGAGATAAGGGCtagggcggcggaggcgaggtgggctgggttggagagggctacgagggagaaggaaggggagggggagggggaggggaggggggatgggggtaGGGAGAgttga
- the RRG9 gene encoding Required for respiratory growth protein 9 mitochondrial (COG:S; EggNog:ENOG503P5IY), whose amino-acid sequence MNSCCRTAALRIFVRNISQIHFPPPTSAYRIPRYHSTLTRLSTLQRTIALGSTRDRLLHTSCPEGREEGAWPPPEGLPAHQEPSPPKIVFENTHDAPFEPTEVTIDAQTPTQNESASPQDSGEVQPKPLGKWARKKLKKAQQAAAMKPEGGEEVSAVADAEHDTTMVVGEENDKALSSELPAKDQDEVPSSDRPVQDQTTVEREPDTQPAEKEDKPKSKRPKRDGPEKCAPKKESKKYKIQRLKKEREERRRKKLEMMESGEVTMGKVELQKALKEKKERKERERTNPMALKLEAARAERLARKAELKLARKERRRQEFEEAKRKAEAEAEAEAAGKEEWQIQKEALKAKFPEGWMPRKKLSPDALAGIRALHKQFPEQYNTATLAKKFEVSPEAIRRILKSRWTPDAEEEEERQGRWFNRGKRVWAQWAELGKKPPVKWRAEGVVRDPKWNRGRKKIGGFLG is encoded by the coding sequence ATGAATAGCTGTTGCCGCACGGCCGCCCTGCGAATATTTGTCAGAAACATCAGCCAAATCCACTTCCCGCCACCAACGAGCGCATATCGCATTCCTCGCTACCACTCGACACTGACTCGATTATCCACGTTACAACGCACAATTGCTCTCGGTAGCACACGAGACAGGTTACTTCACACATCATGCCCTGaggggagagaagagggtgCCTGGCCACCGCCAGAAGGGCTCCCCGCGCACCAGGAACCAAGTCCTCCCAAGATTGTCTTCGAAAACACCCACGATGCACCTTTTGAACCGACAGAGGTGACGATAGACGCTCAAACACCAACACAGAATGAATCGGCCAGCCCACAAGACTCTGGCGAGGTTCAGCCAAAACCTCTGGGAAAATGGGCTAGAAAaaagttgaagaaggcgcaGCAAGCTGCCGCAATGAAgccggaggggggggaagaggtcaGCGCAGTGGCAGATGCGGAACACGACACCACAatggttgttggggaggaaaATGACAAGGCGCTGTCTAGTGAATTACCAGCAAAGGATCAAGACGAGGTGCCATCCAGCGACCGACCAGTACAGGACCAAACCACTGTTGAAAGAGAACCCGACACCCAGCCTGCCGAAAAGGAGGATAAGCCAAAAAGCAAGAGGCCAAAACGCGACGGGCCAGAAAAATGTGCGCCAAAGAAGGAGTCCAAAAAGTACAAGATCCAGAGGCtaaagaaggaaagggaggagagaCGGCGAAAGAAGCTGGAAATGATGGAGTCGGGAGAAGTGACGATGGGCAAGGTCGAGCTACAGAAGGccttgaaggagaagaaggagcgtAAAGAACGGGAGCGAACGAACCCGATGGCTCTGAAACTTGAGGCTGCTCGTGCCGAAAGACTGGCAAGGAAGGCCGAGCTCAAGTTGGCACGAAAGGAAAGGAGGCGGCAGGAATTCGAAGAGGCGAAAAGGAAGGctgaggccgaggccgaggccgaggctgcGGGCAAGGAAGAGTGGCAGATTCAGAAAGAGGCGCTCAAGGCAAAGTTTCCAGAGGGCTGGATGCCGCGCAAGAAGCTGTCGCCAGACGCTCTTGCTGGTATTCGGGCCTTGCACAAGCAGTTCCCTGAGCAGTACAACACCGCCACGCTCGCCAAGAAGTTCGAGGTATCCCCGGAGGCTATCCGCAGAATTCTCAAGTCGAGATGGACACCggacgccgaggaggaggaggagcgacAGGGGAGATGGTTTAACCGTGGCAAACGGGTTTGGGCTCAATGGGCTGAGCTTGGAAAGAAACCGCCTGTGAAGTGGCGTGCCGAGGGTGTGGTACGCGATCCCAAGTGGAATCGGGGTAGGAAGAAGATTGGGGGTTTCTTGGGCTGA